In Flavobacterium sp. N1736, the following are encoded in one genomic region:
- a CDS encoding T9SS-dependent choice-of-anchor J family protein: protein MKKLLLLTALLLSHAFYAQFPVWVNSFESADDMVGWTFHDLNSNGNKWMQGPNIYTNGTALTYGASGSLRYSISLVPSGNATGFATENDWVISPEIDLTSASGTITLAAYIGRQRTTHVTLGRFIYIYVSTAQKPVPDLSDFQAIAVDAQGNQVASPYLITAGQAGNPFPTDLTQFVESLVDITAFAGKKIYIGLWSNRISSGPTGGTNVQNINIDEMAIYATTLLGTNDIEKGSIATKILQNPVASELLLDLSPSFLPEVTKVKIYNMAGQEIMTAPYTTRTNVASLSSGAYLVTITDGQIVERLKFIKK, encoded by the coding sequence ATGAAAAAACTATTACTATTAACGGCTTTATTGCTTTCACATGCATTTTATGCACAATTTCCGGTATGGGTCAACTCTTTTGAATCTGCCGATGATATGGTTGGATGGACCTTTCATGACCTCAACTCAAATGGAAACAAATGGATGCAGGGACCGAATATTTATACGAACGGAACGGCTTTAACATATGGCGCCTCAGGCTCACTTCGCTATTCTATTAGTTTGGTACCATCCGGAAATGCAACCGGTTTTGCTACAGAAAATGACTGGGTAATTTCTCCTGAAATTGATTTAACATCGGCTTCAGGTACTATTACGCTTGCTGCTTATATAGGCAGACAAAGAACAACGCATGTAACGCTGGGCAGATTTATATATATCTACGTGAGTACAGCACAAAAACCAGTACCTGATTTATCAGATTTTCAGGCAATCGCAGTAGATGCACAAGGAAATCAAGTTGCTTCTCCGTATCTGATAACTGCCGGACAGGCTGGTAATCCGTTTCCAACTGACCTGACTCAATTTGTAGAAAGCCTTGTAGATATTACTGCATTTGCAGGAAAAAAGATTTATATCGGTTTGTGGTCCAATAGAATAAGCAGCGGTCCTACAGGTGGAACAAACGTGCAGAATATTAATATTGACGAAATGGCTATTTATGCTACGACATTATTAGGTACAAATGATATAGAAAAAGGCAGCATTGCTACAAAAATCCTGCAAAATCCTGTTGCATCAGAATTGTTGCTGGATCTTAGCCCGTCTTTTTTACCGGAAGTGACAAAAGTTAAAATTTACAATATGGCGGGACAAGAAATAATGACCGCGCCTTACACTACCAGAACTAATGTTGCTTCTTTATCAAGTGGTGCATATCTCGTTACTATCACTGATGGTCAAATTGTTGAAAGACTAAAATTTATCAAGAAATAA
- a CDS encoding (4Fe-4S)-binding protein, with product MEITKEYQKENLTVIWQPKKCIHAGVCVKTLPKVYKPKATPWINCENASLEALKSQIDACPSGALTYRES from the coding sequence ATGGAAATAACAAAAGAATATCAAAAGGAAAATCTGACAGTGATATGGCAGCCCAAAAAGTGTATTCATGCCGGTGTATGCGTAAAAACGCTGCCGAAAGTCTATAAACCAAAAGCAACACCGTGGATTAATTGTGAAAATGCATCATTGGAAGCCTTAAAGAGTCAGATTGATGCCTGCCCGTCAGGAGCATTGACCTATAGAGAATCTTAA
- a CDS encoding amino acid ABC transporter substrate-binding protein yields MNVSSNTPKSEQIRIGYSLSLSGPVAENTKSARLAHQIWEEDINARGGLLGRKVQLICVDDHGDAQQVSGIYRDLLDKEKVDLVIGGYGTNTIGASLPLIMERKKFLIGLMGLGVNSTLKYSRYFAMIPTGLTPNSSLTESFFELAASQEPKPKTVAILTADAEFSRNPVLGARENAAKYGLEIIYEQTYSLDTEDFSPILSELKTIDADVLFLCSYLKDSVGLVRAVNAGDYRPKMVGGAMIGPQSASVKKELGPLLNGFVNYEYWMPVPKMDFPGVADVLSRYQARAKIENVDELGFYVVPLAYSQLQVLEQAVTATGSFDDEILAEYCRTNSFETVMGTIRFGEGGEWAEPRVIQVQFQNVDNSELETFKDSHAQVVVAPAKYASGSLIYPYTPGN; encoded by the coding sequence ATGAATGTATCATCAAATACGCCTAAATCGGAGCAAATCCGTATTGGTTACAGCCTTTCACTTTCCGGTCCGGTAGCCGAAAACACAAAATCGGCAAGACTGGCTCACCAGATATGGGAGGAAGACATTAACGCACGAGGCGGTCTGCTGGGGCGCAAGGTGCAATTGATCTGTGTAGATGATCATGGCGATGCGCAACAGGTATCCGGAATTTACCGCGACTTGCTTGATAAAGAAAAAGTAGATTTGGTCATTGGAGGTTATGGTACAAATACTATTGGCGCTTCATTGCCTCTAATAATGGAACGCAAAAAATTTCTGATCGGGCTGATGGGTTTAGGAGTTAACAGTACTTTAAAGTATTCCCGTTACTTTGCTATGATACCTACCGGCCTTACACCCAATTCGTCACTAACGGAGAGTTTTTTTGAACTGGCAGCTTCTCAGGAACCGAAGCCCAAAACTGTTGCAATACTTACTGCCGATGCTGAATTTTCGCGTAATCCGGTATTGGGTGCAAGAGAAAATGCTGCCAAATATGGTTTGGAAATCATCTATGAACAGACCTATTCACTGGATACTGAAGATTTTAGCCCAATCCTGTCGGAGTTAAAAACTATTGATGCCGATGTACTTTTTCTTTGCTCGTACTTAAAGGATTCTGTAGGTTTAGTGCGCGCCGTCAATGCTGGCGATTACCGTCCTAAAATGGTTGGCGGGGCAATGATTGGACCTCAAAGCGCCTCAGTAAAGAAAGAGCTTGGACCGCTTTTAAATGGCTTTGTTAATTATGAATATTGGATGCCTGTTCCAAAAATGGATTTTCCGGGCGTTGCCGATGTACTGTCAAGGTATCAGGCACGTGCCAAAATTGAAAATGTAGACGAACTCGGATTTTACGTCGTGCCGCTTGCGTACTCGCAATTGCAGGTATTGGAGCAGGCTGTCACAGCAACGGGCAGTTTTGATGATGAAATACTTGCTGAATATTGCCGCACAAACTCTTTTGAAACAGTAATGGGTACTATTCGTTTTGGAGAGGGCGGAGAATGGGCTGAACCTCGTGTTATACAGGTACAATTCCAAAATGTTGATAATTCAGAGTTGGAAACATTTAAGGACAGTCACGCTCAGGTAGTGGTAGCTCCCGCAAAATATGCATCGGGTTCGCTTATTTATCCTTATACGCCAGGTAATTGA
- a CDS encoding GNAT family N-acetyltransferase, producing MEILLKEYDAKGFAIAQVNEKRAGAMTYSIAGEELIIIDHTEVEPAYSGKSVGKQMLYKIVEMAREKNIKIIPLCPFAAAMFKKTEDIQDVLKF from the coding sequence ATGGAAATCTTATTAAAAGAATATGACGCCAAAGGCTTTGCAATTGCACAGGTGAATGAAAAACGAGCAGGCGCAATGACCTATTCTATCGCTGGGGAAGAATTGATTATTATAGATCACACTGAAGTTGAGCCAGCGTATAGTGGTAAAAGCGTAGGTAAACAAATGCTTTACAAAATCGTGGAAATGGCGAGAGAGAAAAATATAAAGATTATACCCCTGTGTCCATTTGCAGCAGCCATGTTCAAAAAGACAGAAGATATTCAGGATGTATTAAAATTTTAA
- a CDS encoding TonB-dependent receptor, with protein MKNWFLFKTVLFILFTFFTHSIYAQQDISFPEETLESRIIRIEKLSGISIAFDHKQTGTVKVAAYSAKKQTWEKALETSLSGTSFMLKKSGNAYAVVPKLTAAPKKNGTIKGKVVDDYGLALPGANVAVAATGITTMTDSNGDFSLSLEEGSYNLEISYVSYQTQRITGIKVKAGAVTDLNLALKPDALGLNEVIITIDYNDASTKGLLVQQKKAAQMSDGISAEQIAKTPDSDVGATLKRITGITTVDNKYVVVRSMGERWNTAAMDGINLPSTEAYNQNFSFDIIPTAMVESVVVSKTATPDMNASFAGGYVEVRTKDIPEKDFFSFSWGTSYNTLATFKDFLSRQRGANDYFGYDDGTRDFPKGLISTNWNNPVFFEQSKRFTNDNFTTYSTKADPGSSFQLAMGRNFQMENNNKWGFAAAVTLKNEQTMLDIEHTGRGNWLDTTGLVEKWEENGVAPVEFFDFKNQGASYTYNSTLAGMFNAGLQLGTNRISFRNSYTHLYNNTLTRVTGWNEYTGGSGQPGAAEASYNYFYHGIVPNNDPANIANLDRPYTDNVDYPVYQTLLQNKLEGSHKIGGAELNWFAARTNVASDTKDMTQHQTYYSFIGREILEFHQIYNSGNNFTRAYIENRETDYNFGASLKWNADFGDFKNSIKTGYAGTLKSNTNQQEKFFLRVDENRPEVQPSERNSLTIVGPLSDWFDGSKYVPGGIGWLTMPLYKDSKYEGEVQQHAPFIMFDNRWKSKLRLVWGLRAEYFEYKLISQQMDPSDSRNLLKEPINDKPWQFMPSVNFTYNPVNSMNLRLAYNKAVIRPQFNERTGLPYIDPVANALIYNTEMTSSVINNYDFKFEWFPNLGEILSAGIYYKDIDRPIEREGFISNEGNLYLYNGNSKNAKLKGVELEIRKSLGFIYNTAFLKDLFISGNFTYNDTKVIAFKDRNKTSETSNTYKVDRPLYGQTPYAYNLGMVYEGERLGASFLYNAKGDQYITVGYAYNSEEIQRPYAVADAQISYKFLKNKNLEIKFNVKNLFDRVKEYYNNFNSYSISNGVGSDYETIRETLSLLPGSTSKYDKDIDKIIFRARTGRTFGLNMTLTF; from the coding sequence ATGAAAAATTGGTTTTTATTTAAAACAGTATTATTTATACTTTTTACGTTTTTTACACACTCTATTTATGCCCAGCAGGATATTTCTTTTCCTGAAGAAACTTTAGAATCACGTATCATCCGAATTGAAAAATTAAGCGGTATCAGCATTGCGTTTGACCACAAACAAACCGGAACCGTAAAAGTTGCTGCTTATTCGGCAAAAAAACAAACTTGGGAAAAAGCCCTTGAAACTTCTCTTTCCGGCACTTCATTTATGCTTAAAAAAAGTGGAAACGCATACGCTGTTGTTCCAAAACTAACCGCTGCTCCTAAAAAAAATGGAACTATAAAAGGAAAAGTGGTCGATGATTATGGTCTTGCGCTTCCCGGAGCCAATGTGGCGGTTGCAGCAACAGGAATAACGACTATGACTGACAGTAACGGAGATTTTTCATTGTCTTTAGAAGAAGGTTCTTATAATCTCGAAATAAGCTACGTTTCGTACCAAACACAGCGTATTACAGGCATCAAAGTAAAAGCCGGTGCCGTTACAGATCTTAACCTTGCCTTAAAACCGGATGCTTTAGGATTAAATGAAGTAATAATTACTATAGATTATAATGATGCTTCTACAAAAGGATTATTGGTACAGCAAAAAAAAGCCGCGCAAATGAGCGATGGAATTTCTGCCGAACAAATTGCAAAAACTCCGGACAGCGATGTTGGTGCAACCTTAAAAAGAATTACCGGAATTACAACCGTTGATAATAAATATGTAGTGGTTCGTTCGATGGGAGAACGCTGGAATACTGCCGCAATGGATGGTATAAATTTACCAAGTACAGAGGCTTACAATCAAAATTTTTCTTTTGATATAATCCCAACCGCTATGGTTGAAAGTGTTGTGGTAAGCAAAACAGCAACTCCTGATATGAATGCCAGTTTTGCCGGCGGATATGTCGAAGTAAGAACGAAGGATATTCCTGAAAAAGATTTTTTCTCTTTTAGCTGGGGAACTTCGTATAATACTCTGGCTACATTTAAAGATTTTTTGTCCCGACAAAGGGGCGCAAACGATTATTTTGGCTATGATGATGGTACACGCGATTTTCCTAAAGGGTTGATTTCTACCAACTGGAATAATCCGGTATTTTTCGAACAGTCTAAACGTTTTACTAATGATAATTTCACCACTTATAGTACAAAAGCAGATCCGGGATCTAGTTTTCAGCTTGCTATGGGACGAAATTTTCAAATGGAAAACAACAATAAATGGGGTTTTGCCGCAGCAGTTACCTTAAAAAACGAGCAGACAATGCTTGACATCGAGCACACGGGACGCGGAAACTGGCTCGATACTACGGGTCTTGTAGAGAAGTGGGAAGAAAACGGTGTTGCGCCTGTAGAATTCTTCGATTTTAAAAATCAGGGTGCATCTTATACCTATAATTCTACATTGGCAGGAATGTTTAATGCGGGATTGCAGTTGGGCACTAACCGTATATCATTCCGAAATTCTTATACACATCTTTACAACAATACACTTACAAGAGTTACAGGCTGGAATGAATATACGGGAGGCAGCGGACAACCCGGAGCTGCAGAAGCTTCTTATAATTATTTTTATCACGGCATTGTCCCAAACAATGATCCGGCTAATATTGCCAATTTAGACAGGCCTTATACCGATAATGTAGATTATCCGGTTTACCAGACCTTACTGCAAAATAAGCTTGAAGGAAGCCATAAAATTGGCGGTGCAGAACTTAACTGGTTTGCTGCCAGAACCAATGTAGCTTCTGATACTAAAGATATGACGCAGCATCAGACGTACTATAGTTTTATTGGGCGTGAAATTCTGGAATTTCATCAGATATACAATTCAGGAAATAATTTTACCAGAGCTTACATCGAGAACAGGGAAACGGATTATAATTTTGGTGCCTCTCTAAAGTGGAATGCCGATTTTGGCGATTTTAAAAATAGCATAAAAACTGGTTATGCAGGAACTCTAAAAAGCAATACCAACCAGCAGGAAAAGTTTTTTTTAAGAGTAGACGAAAACAGACCGGAAGTGCAGCCAAGCGAAAGAAACTCGTTGACTATTGTTGGTCCGCTTAGTGATTGGTTCGACGGTTCTAAATATGTACCGGGCGGTATTGGCTGGCTGACTATGCCTTTGTACAAGGATTCTAAATATGAAGGAGAAGTACAACAGCATGCCCCTTTTATAATGTTTGATAACCGCTGGAAAAGTAAGCTGCGATTAGTTTGGGGTTTAAGAGCCGAATATTTTGAGTATAAACTGATTTCACAACAAATGGATCCTTCTGACTCAAGAAATTTACTAAAAGAACCTATTAATGATAAACCCTGGCAATTTATGCCATCTGTTAATTTTACTTATAATCCTGTTAACAGCATGAATTTAAGGCTGGCTTATAACAAAGCAGTAATACGTCCGCAGTTTAATGAAAGAACAGGTTTGCCTTATATTGATCCTGTCGCCAACGCGCTGATCTACAATACCGAAATGACTTCTTCTGTAATTAATAATTATGATTTCAAATTTGAGTGGTTTCCTAATTTGGGCGAAATTCTCTCGGCAGGTATTTATTATAAAGATATCGATCGCCCTATCGAACGTGAAGGATTTATTTCTAACGAAGGAAACTTATATCTCTATAACGGGAACTCAAAAAATGCAAAGCTAAAAGGAGTTGAATTAGAAATTAGAAAAAGTTTGGGTTTCATCTATAATACTGCATTCCTTAAAGATCTTTTTATAAGCGGAAATTTCACTTATAACGACACAAAAGTTATTGCTTTTAAAGACAGAAATAAAACATCAGAAACAAGCAATACTTATAAGGTTGACAGACCTCTTTACGGACAAACGCCGTATGCTTATAACCTTGGTATGGTGTACGAAGGAGAACGTTTGGGAGCCAGTTTTTTGTACAATGCCAAAGGCGATCAATACATAACGGTTGGTTATGCCTATAACTCTGAAGAAATACAGCGCCCTTATGCCGTAGCCGATGCACAGATTTCGTATAAGTTTTTAAAGAATAAAAATCTGGAGATAAAATTCAATGTCAAAAACCTATTTGACCGCGTAAAGGAATACTATAACAATTTCAATTCGTATTCAATTTCAAATGGTGTCGGAAGCGATTATGAAACAATAAGAGAAACCCTGAGCCTTTTGCCCGGTTCAACCAGCAAATACGATAAAGATATTGACAAGATTATATTTCGTGCACGCACAGGAAGGACTTTTGGATTGAACATGACTTTAACTTTTTAA
- a CDS encoding Fic family protein: MYAHQLKEWPNFNWDSSRILAKLAEVRYRQGKILGQMQALGFKLQEETMLQTLTLDVIKSSEIEGEILNHDQVRSSIARRLGIDIAGTVTSDRNVDGVVEMMLDATQNYQNELNKDRIFGWHAALFPTGRSGMYKIIAGNWREDIMQVTSGPIGKETVHFEAPEPNIVASEMQTFLIWLDSQNEIDPVIKAAIAHLWFITIHPFDDGNGRIARAITDMMLARADQSKQRFYSMSAQIQKERNDYYNILESTQKGDLTITNWLEWFLDCLYRSMENTDLTIEKTIKRGAFWEVNLDKNFNVRQTKMLQVLLDNFFGNLNVSKWAKMTKTSTDTALRDIKDLLEKEILVQEGAGRNTSYKLKIHNE; this comes from the coding sequence ATGTATGCACATCAATTAAAAGAATGGCCCAATTTCAATTGGGATTCATCAAGAATTTTAGCAAAGCTAGCCGAAGTAAGATATCGTCAAGGTAAGATATTGGGACAAATGCAAGCTCTTGGTTTTAAGCTTCAGGAGGAAACTATGTTGCAAACATTAACTCTTGATGTTATAAAATCGAGTGAAATTGAAGGTGAGATATTAAACCATGATCAGGTACGTTCTTCAATAGCAAGGCGATTAGGTATTGATATTGCAGGAACTGTTACCTCTGACAGAAATGTAGACGGAGTCGTTGAAATGATGCTCGATGCAACACAAAACTACCAAAATGAGCTTAATAAAGATCGAATATTTGGATGGCATGCTGCACTTTTTCCAACGGGAAGAAGTGGAATGTACAAGATTATAGCAGGAAACTGGCGTGAAGATATTATGCAGGTTACATCAGGTCCTATAGGTAAAGAGACAGTACATTTTGAAGCACCTGAGCCAAATATAGTAGCCAGTGAAATGCAGACTTTTTTAATTTGGTTAGACAGTCAAAATGAAATAGATCCCGTAATAAAAGCTGCAATTGCACATTTATGGTTTATTACTATACATCCATTTGATGATGGTAATGGAAGAATTGCCAGAGCAATTACCGATATGATGCTTGCGCGCGCTGATCAAAGTAAACAACGATTTTATTCCATGTCGGCGCAGATACAAAAAGAAAGAAATGACTATTATAATATCTTAGAATCAACACAAAAAGGAGATCTTACGATAACGAATTGGCTGGAATGGTTTCTTGACTGTTTGTACAGATCTATGGAAAACACCGATCTGACTATTGAAAAAACAATAAAAAGAGGTGCATTTTGGGAAGTTAACCTTGACAAAAATTTTAATGTACGCCAGACAAAAATGCTGCAGGTACTCTTGGATAATTTTTTTGGTAATCTCAACGTTTCCAAATGGGCAAAAATGACTAAAACATCTACAGATACTGCTCTTAGAGATATCAAAGATTTATTGGAAAAAGAAATATTAGTACAAGAAGGTGCAGGAAGAAATACCAGTTATAAATTAAAAATACATAATGAATAA